Proteins encoded within one genomic window of Bemisia tabaci chromosome 2, PGI_BMITA_v3:
- the glob1 gene encoding globin-1 produces MPDMDEGLSQTEIDLIRESWQPFAKDLQETGITFFLAFFKRQADYQEAFPFRGVPLSELRQNESFRRHAKAVLQFIDTAIASLENTSEILSMLESNGKSHGRKNLGLTWSHYEHLEFTLLDVIDEFYEQEKRPLSSLEKETWAKFIRSVTSGIYKTVQIHQNAIQS; encoded by the exons ATGCCAGATATGGACGAGGGTCTATCGCAGACTGAAATTGATTTAATACGGGAATCATGGCAACCTTTCGCAAAAGATCTACAAGAAACTGGAATCACATTCTTCTTGGC GTTCTTCAAAAGGCAGGCGGACTACCAGGAGGCCTTCCCGTTCAGAGGCGTGCCTTTGAGCGAGCTACGGCAGAACGAATCCTTCCGGCGGCATGCCAAAGCAGTGCTTCAGTTCATCGATACAGCCATAGCATCGCTCGAGAACACCTCGGAAATCCTAAGCATGTTAGAAAGCAACGGCAAATCTCACGGCCGGAAAAATCTCGGCCTCACGTGGTCGCACTATGAG CATCTGGAGTTCACTCTATTGGATGTGATAGACGAATTTTACGAGCAGGAAAAACGGCCATTAAGCTCTCTCGAGAAGGAAACGTGGGCCAAATTCATCAGATCCGTCACGTCCGGTATTTACAAAACTGTGCAGATTCaccaaaatgcaatccaaagtTGA